A window of the Lolium perenne isolate Kyuss_39 chromosome 7, Kyuss_2.0, whole genome shotgun sequence genome harbors these coding sequences:
- the LOC127315172 gene encoding secreted RxLR effector protein 161-like, whose amino-acid sequence MHQWRCSPLSTTETLNLTDGSPLGSEDITRYRSLVGALQYLTLTRPDISFSINKVCQYLHAPTTAHWTAVKRILRYIHGTSRVGLTFQRSSSTLLSAYSDADWAGDLNDRRSTGGFAIFFGPNLISWTARKQPTVSRSSTEAEYKALANATAELIWVEALVGELGVTLKEKPCLWCDNLGATYLSANPVFHARTKHIEIDFFFVRERVARKQLVVRFISSKDQIADGFTKVLCSRKLDEFKRNLNLSQV is encoded by the coding sequence ATGCACCAATGGAGGTGTTCACCACTTTCCACTACTGAGACACTGAACCTGACAGATGGTTCTCCCCTTGGCTCTGAGGATATTACTAGATACAGGAGTCTTGTTGGTGCTCTTCAGTATTTGACCCTGACCAGACctgatatttctttttctattaatAAGGTATGTCAGTATCTTCATGCTCCTACAACTGCACATTGGACTGCTGTAAAAAGGATTTTGAGGTATATTCATGGCACAAGTCGAGTTGGTCTAACCTTTCAGAGGTCTTCCTCCACTCTTCTTAGTGCTTATTCAGATGCAGACTGGGCAGGTGATTTAAATGACAGACGCTCTACTGGTggatttgctatcttttttggtcCCAATCTTATTTCTTGGACTGCCAGGAAACAACCTACTGTGTCTCGTTCCAGCACAGAGGCTGAATATAAAGCGCTTGCAAATGCCACGGCTGAGCTTATTTGGGTTGAAGCCCTTGTTGGTGAACTTGGTGTGACACTCAAAGAGAAACCATGTTTGTGGTGTGATAATCTTGGTGCCACCTACCTGTCTGCTAACCCAGTTTTTCATGCTCGTACTAAGCACATTGAGATTGACTTTTTCTTTGTTCGGGAACGGGTTGCTCGCAAGCAACTTGTTGTTAGGTTCATCTCCAGCAAGGATCAGATTGCAGATGGCTTCACTAAAGTTCTATGTTCCAGGAAACTAGATGAGTTTAAGCGTAATCTAAACCTCTCCCAGGTCTAG
- the LOC139833972 gene encoding putative F-box protein At3g23420: MNRSKVPVAETGLALPPEVVEQILLRVPGRQLRRLRAVCRSWRSLLSDPSFLKMHAAFHPAIILALAENDNHIDVVDFSGGHIIKQIRVPATSEEEEAVLPTNPGSSFLFQANNRIHMVDPDSGAVFTLPSDDLGRLTLSHPVRFVKTDYVLGRAASTRHHKVLRILTGKAVDRVDRLSSPFKQLCHVLTLGDDDDNRQWQCWRERPSPPMFVKSNVDFHGVNIHGSVFFLAGDDFTYCDTSYPCNRMMYQTRTDSIASFDLEKEQWRPATLRGPPEC, encoded by the coding sequence ATGAACCGATCAAAGGTCCCCGTCGCCGAGACTGGCCTCGCCCTGCCGCCGGAAGTGGTGGAACAGATCCTGCTGCGCGTCCCGGGCAGGCAGCTCCGCCGCCTCCGTGCCGTCTGCCGGTCATGGCGCTCCCTCCTCTCCGACCCGTCCTTCCTCAAGATGCACGCCGCCTTTCACCCAGCCATCATCCTCGCCCTCGCCGAGAACGACAACCACATCGACGTCGTGGACTTCTCCGGCGGCCACATCATCAAGCAGATACGCGTCCCTGCAACGTCCGAGGAGGAAGAAGCGGTGCTGCCCACGAACCCCGGTTCATCATTCCTTTTCCAGGCAAACAACCGCATCCATATGGTCGACCCAGACTCCGGCGCCGTATTCACCTTGCCATCCGACGATCTCGGCAGGCTGACATTGTCGCACCCAGTAAGGTTCGTCAAAACCGATTATGTGCTCGGGCGAGCCGCTTCCACTAGGCATCACAAGGTGCTCCGCATACTTACCGGCAAAGCAGTTGATCGTGTCGACCGCTTGTCCTCGCCCTTCAAGCAACTATGTCATGTGCTTACCCTCGGTGACGATGATGACAACCGGCAATGGCAATGTTGGAGGGAGAGGCCAAGCCCCCCGATGTTCGTCAAGTCCAATGTAGACTTCCATGGTGTCAACATACATGGCTCCGTCTTTTTCCTGGCGGGCGATGACTTCACCTACTGCGACACCTCCTATCCCTGCAACCGCATGATGTACCAGACGAGGACTGATAGCATCGCGTCGTTCGACCTCGAGAAGGAGCAGTGGAGGCCGGCGACGCTCCGAGGGCCACCTGAGTGTTAA
- the LOC127315171 gene encoding putative F-box/LRR-repeat protein At3g18150 encodes MAAAAAASHPDGGTKTRREDGEGEAGAEDRLTALPEALRLQVLCLLPLKSAIRTGVLSTQWEALWTRRWPPPSSLDFRFAAYESSRPITEALERRGLQRLDRFALSFGIGELGEEDFSRCVDYAAACAVEDLRVHYVDPTSPSFDFQFRPQPEDPHLTRLSLRGITIGNPLCSCAFTALEVIQLRRVYVSDTTLLLLVDGCPLLRSLDLRYCAGLNFVSIMGAGAHLTSLTVAECPLLTSISAYGAFSLRSFRYSGAYIAAYSIPATSELTDLCICFRRPAREWMRVSCYAPEPQSDELRRNWLELLTNLANLTVLTLCSSALQKVSASARARSVAGNAAPCKLHNLRELQLLMFAMSNENMDDIYVFLMNCCGPRLERLFVQLPARGYQCASKKELSGIRIRGRDRPLEELFQVEPPEEAELDEDQSEAFENLMLLKMINFRGHDNEMRLVRLVLKKSTRLNQLILFTPTSNLPKGSRSRKNQPKGLKKDHMDTPQFIETKVLSLRKASPNAQIILSEPDDSAIEPLHCEGFVKVD; translated from the exons atggcggcggcggcggcggcgtcccatCCCGACGGCGGCACGAAGACGCGGCGGGAGGACGGGGAAGGAGAAGCAGGCGCGGAGGACCGCCTCACGGCGCTGCCGGAGGCGCTGCGGCTGCAGGTTCTCTGCCTCCTCCCGCTCAAGTCCGCCATCCGCACGGGCGTGCTCTCCACCCAGTGGGAGGCGCTCTGGACGCGCCGCTGGCCGCCGCCCTCCTCCCTCGACTTCCGCTTCGCCGCCTACGAGTCCTCGCGACCGATTACCGAAGCCCTCGAGCGGCGCGGGCTGCAGCGCCTCGATCGGTTCGCCCTTTCCTTCGGTATCGGCGAACTCGGCGAGGAGGATTTCAGCCGCTGCGTCGACTACGCCGCCGCCTGCGCCGTCGAGGACCTGCGCGTCCACTACGTCGACCCAACGTCCCCCAGCTTCGACTTCCAGTTCCGCCCCCAGCCGGAAGACCCCCACCTCACGCGTCTCTCCCTCCGCGGCATCACCATCGGCAACCCCCTCTGCTCCTGTGCCTTCACCGCCCTCGAGGTCATCCAGCTCCGCCGCGTCTACGTCTCCGACACTACACTCCTACTTCTTGTCGATGGTTGCCCCCTCCTCCGCAGCCTCGACTTGCGCTACTGCGCAGGCCTGAACTTCGTCAGCATCATGGGGGCTGGGGCTCACCTGACCAGCCTCACCGTTGCAGAATGCCCACTGCTCACCAGTATATCTGCCTACGGGGCGTTCAGCCTCCGGTCATTCCGCTACAGCGGAGCCTACATTGCCGCCTATAGCATCCCGGCCACCTCGGAGCTCACCGACCTTTGCATCTGCTTCAGGCGACCCGCTCGCGAGTGGATGCGTGTGTCATGTTATGCACCGGAACCTCAATCCGATGAGCTGCGCAGGAACTGGCTTGAACTACTCACAAACCTGGCCAACCTCACTGTGCTTACCCTCTGCAGCAGCGCCCTACAG AAAGTGTCTGCCAGTGCTCGTGCCAGATCAGTTGCCGGCAATGCTGCACCTTGCAAGTTGCACAATTTGAGAGAGCTTCAGCTGCTTATGTTTGCAATGTCCAATGAAAACATGGATGACATTTATGTTTTCCTCATGAACTGCTGCGGCCCTCGATTGGAGAGGCTATTTGTGCAG CTTCCGGCAAGGGGCTATCAATGTGCTTCAAAGAAAGAACTATCAGGGATCAGAATCAGAGGAAGAGATCGGCCACTGGAAGAGCTGTTTCAGGTAGAGCCACCTGAGGAAGCTGAGCTAGACGAAGATCAATCAGAGGCTTTTGAGAACCTTATGTTGCTGAAGATGATTAATTTCAGGGGTCACGACAATGAGATGCGGCTGGTAAGGCTTGTGCTGAAGAAGTCTACTCGTCTCAACCAGCTGATACTATTTACTCCCACAAGTAATCTCCCAAAAGGGTCACGGTCAAGAAAAAATCAGCCCAAAGGGCTCAAGAAGGACCATATGGATACACCCCAATTTATTGAAACAAAAGTATTGTCTCTCAGAAAGGCCTCGCCGAATGCTCAGATAATTCTCAGTGAGCCTGATGATAGTGCAATTGAGCCGTTGCACTGTGAGGGTTTTGTCAAGGTTGATTGA